A region of Anolis sagrei isolate rAnoSag1 chromosome 2, rAnoSag1.mat, whole genome shotgun sequence DNA encodes the following proteins:
- the LOC132765792 gene encoding zinc finger protein OZF-like isoform X1 — translation MSGSCWIQTKGPFHREVMEENLSIIASLSDWQESGNERQPRMSRLQRVPCQQEKGKQTETDSPKKMENKASALYASGAFEIPTQENAGGNERNEGISLNSDVERTLVYSGAHNDSIRMQEENFGLMDCGKRSHFESYQSILTPAKPYNCLESGISFSERTHPTSDQISLEQGELFTCLECGKSFMKKVSLMLHQKIHTGEKPFQCLECGKSFRWRSNFTCHKLTHLEGKPFKCPKCGKSFRSRSNLSSHRLTHLEEKPFKCLECGKSFGWKQRLADHQITHAAEKPFKCLECGKSFNWKSNFTRHQSTHRAAKPLEAETCRGSNT, via the coding sequence GTGATTGGCAGGAGAGTGGCAATGAAAGACAACCAAGGATGTCTCGGCTCCAGAGAGTGCCGTGTCAACAGGAGAAAGGGAAGCAAACAGAAACTGACAGTCCAAAGAAGATGGAGAACAAAGCCTCTGCTTTGTATGCTTCGGGTGCCTTTGAAATTCCTACCCAAGAAAACGCAGGTGGAAATGAAAGGAATGAAGGTATTTCCCTTAATTCAGATGTGGAAAGAACCTTGGTTTATAGTGGAGCTCATAACGACAGTATTCGTATGCAAGAGGAAAACTTTGGTTTGATGGATTGTGGGAAGAGGTCACACTTTGAGTCGTACCAAAGTATACTCACACCGGCGAAACCCTACAACTGCTTGGAGTCTGGGATCAGTTTCAGTGAAAGAACCCACCCAACTTCCGACCAAATCTCTCTCGAGCAGGGAGAACTATTTACGTGTTTAGAGTGTGGTAAGAGCTTCATGAAGAAGGTGAGCCTGATGCTCCATCAGAAGATACACACCGGGGAGAAACCCTTCCAGTGCTtggagtgcgggaagagcttTCGTTGGAGGTCGAACTTCACCTGCCACAAACTGACACACCTGGAGGGGAAGCCGTTTAAGTGCCCGAAATGTGGGAAAAGTTTCCGCTCGAGGTCCAACTTATCATCTCATCGGCTAACTCACTTGGAGGAGAAGCcgtttaaatgcctggagtgcgggaagagcttcGGTTGGAAGCAGAGGCTCGCGGATCATCAAATAACTCATGCGGCGGAGAAGCCGTTTAAGTGCCTGGAGTGCGGGAAGAGTTTCAACTGGAAGTCCAACTTCACTCGCCATCAGTCGACGCACAGAGCAGCGAAACCATTGGAAGCAGAGACTTGCAGAGGATCAAACACCTAA